In Helicobacter anatolicus, the sequence AAGCACTTCTTCATAAAGATATTTTCATCTATTTGGTTGGAAATTCTGAACAAATACATCCTCATTTAAATTCAAGAGATTTTGGAAATCTTGCTTCTCGAGTGGGAGTTGTTCATTGCGATGATTATATACGAATGGAGGAGCAGGCCTCTAGTGCAGCAAAAAGGAAAGATTCTTCAATTTATATTGCTACAGAAATGCTAAAAAATCAAGAAGTTGATGCATTAATTTCTGCTGGTCATAGTGGGGCTACAATGAGTTTAGCAACCTTGAGATTAGGGCGAATTAAAGGAGTGAGTAGACCTGCGATTTGCACAATGATGCCAACAACTTCAGGTAAACTAAGTTTAGTATTAGATGCTGGAGCGAATACAGATTGTAAACCAGAATTTTTAAGAGATTTTGCCTTGATGGGATATGAATATTCTAAACATGTTTTAGAAAATACGAATCCAAGTGTAGGTTTGCTTGCTAATGGTGAGGAAGATACAAAGGGCAATGAATTGACTAAAGAGACATTTAAACTTTTAAAAGCTTATGGATTTTTTAAGGGAAATGTTGAAGGTAATGATATTTTTAATGGTACTGTAGATGTGATTGTATGCGATGGTTATACAGGAAATGTAAGTTTAAAGGTAAGTGAAGGGGTAGCAAGTTCTGTGATGCATCTTTTAAAAACTGGTATTAAAGAATCTTATGTAGCTATGCTAGGAGCATTTTTATTAAAAAGTGTTTTTAAGAAAATGAAGCAAACAATAGATTATGCAGAATATGGTGGTGCTCCGTTGCTTGGAGTTAGTGGAAATGTAATTATTAGTCATGGAAAAAGCAATGCTAGAGCTATCGAGTGTGCTATTTATCAGGCAATAAAAACAATAGATTCTCAAATTATTCAAAGAATTGAGGAATCTTTTGGAAATAGAGAATAAGATTTGAAAATGTATGCTGCTTTAAAATCCATTGCTTCCTATGTTCCTAAAAATCAAGTAACAAATTTTGATCTTGAAAAACAGATTGATACTTCACATGAATGGATTGTTGAGCGCACAGGAATTAGTAGTAGATTTTTTGCCAGTAAAGATGAAAATACTAGCGATTTGGCTGTAAAGGCGGGCAAGATTGCAATACAAAGAGCTGGGTTAAAACATCAAGATATTGATATGGTAATTGTAGCTACGTTAAGCCCTGATTACTTGACAATGCCTTCTACAGCATGTTTAGTAGCAGCAAAGCTTGGCATTATTAATAAACCTGCATTTGATATTTCTACAGCTTGTACAGGGTTTATTTACCTTCTTTCTATTGCTAAAGCTTTTATTGAATCAGGAGGTTATAACAATATCCTTATCATTGGTGCAGAAAAAATTAGTTCAATTTTGGATTTTAGTGATCGCACAACCTGTGTACTTTTTGGTGATGGAGCAGGTGCTGCTATTGTGGGACGCACAAATGAGAAAAAAAAATCTATTTTAGATGTGCATATAGCAGCTGATGGGAATTATTCTAACTTGCTATGCACCCCAAGGAATACTCTACAAGATCAAGCAAAACAATTTTTGCAAATGAAGGGCAATGAAGTTTTTAAACTTGCTGTAAAAACACTTGCAAGTGATGTGGAAAATATTCTACAAAAAAATCATATTACTCCACAAGAAATCAAATATTTTATTCCTCATCAAGCAAATCTAAGAATTATTAATGCTGTGGGTAATCGCCTCAATTTTCAAGATGAACAAATTGTATTAACAGTGCAAAAATATGGGAATACTTCGGCTGCAAGCATTCCTATGGCAATTAATGATGTTTATGAGAGTGGAAAATTGGATTCAGGAGATTTAATTTTACTTGATGCATTTGGAGGAGGGTTGACTTGGGGGTCTGCTTTAGTTTATTTTGATGGTAGGAGATAAATTCATTCCTTAAAAACCATTTTTATTTAGTATAATTTTACCGCCTGGATAATGCGTGTTTTTTAAATGTTCGTCCGTTAATCATAAGTATTTTAGGTTATGGTAGTAAGTTTTGTGTGTTCAGTATTTTTGTTTGAAGCCTTAGGGATTAGAATCTGCTGCCTAAAGAATTTCTCCTAGCCTTGTTTGTTGTAGCTTTTGGGCTCACACTTTAAATAACGCTTGTCTGGGTATTTTATTAAAGGATGATAATGAAAAATATTTTGAT encodes:
- the plsX gene encoding phosphate acyltransferase PlsX — encoded protein: MIKIAVDAMGADNGVKPIIDGVKQALLHKDIFIYLVGNSEQIHPHLNSRDFGNLASRVGVVHCDDYIRMEEQASSAAKRKDSSIYIATEMLKNQEVDALISAGHSGATMSLATLRLGRIKGVSRPAICTMMPTTSGKLSLVLDAGANTDCKPEFLRDFALMGYEYSKHVLENTNPSVGLLANGEEDTKGNELTKETFKLLKAYGFFKGNVEGNDIFNGTVDVIVCDGYTGNVSLKVSEGVASSVMHLLKTGIKESYVAMLGAFLLKSVFKKMKQTIDYAEYGGAPLLGVSGNVIISHGKSNARAIECAIYQAIKTIDSQIIQRIEESFGNRE
- a CDS encoding beta-ketoacyl-ACP synthase III; protein product: MKMYAALKSIASYVPKNQVTNFDLEKQIDTSHEWIVERTGISSRFFASKDENTSDLAVKAGKIAIQRAGLKHQDIDMVIVATLSPDYLTMPSTACLVAAKLGIINKPAFDISTACTGFIYLLSIAKAFIESGGYNNILIIGAEKISSILDFSDRTTCVLFGDGAGAAIVGRTNEKKKSILDVHIAADGNYSNLLCTPRNTLQDQAKQFLQMKGNEVFKLAVKTLASDVENILQKNHITPQEIKYFIPHQANLRIINAVGNRLNFQDEQIVLTVQKYGNTSAASIPMAINDVYESGKLDSGDLILLDAFGGGLTWGSALVYFDGRR